In one Methylobacterium sp. SyP6R genomic region, the following are encoded:
- the modB gene encoding molybdate ABC transporter permease subunit — protein MTPPLFLTPDEWSALRLSLLVASVATLASLLPGLAVAYLLARREFRGRALLDGLVHLPLILPPVVTGYLLLLAFGRRGWFGPALAEVGIVFSFRWTGAALASAVMGFPLMVRAMRLSLEAVDRKLEQAAGTLGASPAAVFLVVTLPLSLPGILAGAVLAFAKAMGEFGATITFVSNIPGETQTLPSAIYTLTQVPGGEAGALRLTLVSVALSMAALLASEWLARRAKRRLGA, from the coding sequence ATGACCCCTCCCCTGTTCCTCACCCCCGACGAGTGGAGCGCGCTCCGGCTCAGCCTGCTGGTGGCGAGCGTGGCGACGCTCGCGAGCCTGCTGCCGGGGCTCGCGGTCGCCTATCTCCTCGCTCGCCGGGAGTTCCGCGGCCGGGCGCTCCTCGACGGACTGGTCCACCTGCCGTTGATCCTGCCGCCGGTGGTGACCGGCTACCTGCTGCTCCTCGCCTTCGGGCGCCGGGGCTGGTTCGGGCCGGCGCTCGCGGAGGTCGGCATCGTGTTCTCGTTCCGCTGGACCGGGGCGGCGCTCGCCAGCGCGGTGATGGGCTTCCCGCTGATGGTGCGGGCGATGCGGCTCTCCCTCGAGGCTGTCGACCGCAAGCTCGAACAGGCCGCCGGCACGCTCGGGGCCTCGCCGGCCGCGGTCTTCCTCGTCGTCACCCTGCCGCTCTCGCTCCCGGGCATCCTCGCTGGGGCGGTGCTCGCCTTCGCCAAGGCGATGGGGGAGTTCGGCGCCACCATCACCTTCGTGTCGAACATCCCGGGCGAGACCCAGACCCTTCCGTCCGCGATCTACACCCTGACCCAGGTGCCGGGGGGCGAGGCGGGGGCGCTCCGCCTGACCCTGGTTTCCGTCGCCCTGTCGATGGCGGCGCTGCTGGCCTCCGAGTGGCTGGCGCGGCGGGCGAAGCGCAGGCTGGGCGCATGA
- the modC gene encoding molybdenum ABC transporter ATP-binding protein, protein MIEVAVRHVRGAFALDAGFTAEGRVTALFGRSGSGKSTLVDVIAGLVRPDRGRVVVDGVTLLDTDHGVRVPVHRRRIGYVFQDARLMPHLSVRQNLLFGRWFSRDRAGGPSLEAVADLLGISALLDRRPAGLSGGERQRVAIGRALLARPRLLLMDEPLSALDEARKAEILPYVARLRDEARVPIIYVSHALAEVARLADTVVVLDHGQVAACGPAAEILRRGGLFPGRDTGETGALLHLRVAAHDNAFGLTRLDGPPGRLTVPRLPLPLGTTVRVRVRARDVLVAREAPRSLSARNVLSGTVTAVAPGDGPHARVEIACGEASLVAEVTRLAVHELALVPGLPVVAIVKSVAFDEETIGAVEI, encoded by the coding sequence ATGATCGAGGTCGCGGTCCGGCACGTCCGCGGCGCCTTCGCGCTCGATGCGGGCTTCACTGCGGAGGGGCGGGTCACCGCCCTGTTCGGCCGATCCGGCTCCGGCAAGTCGACCCTCGTCGACGTGATCGCCGGCCTCGTGCGGCCGGATCGTGGGCGGGTGGTGGTCGACGGCGTCACGCTCCTCGATACGGATCATGGTGTCCGGGTGCCGGTGCACCGGCGCCGGATCGGCTACGTCTTCCAGGACGCGCGGCTCATGCCGCATCTGAGCGTGCGCCAGAACCTGCTGTTCGGGCGCTGGTTTTCCCGCGACCGCGCCGGCGGCCCGAGCCTGGAGGCGGTGGCCGATCTTCTCGGAATCAGCGCCCTGCTCGACCGGCGGCCGGCCGGGCTGTCGGGCGGGGAGCGCCAGCGCGTCGCGATCGGCCGGGCCCTGCTCGCCCGGCCGCGGCTCCTGCTGATGGACGAGCCGCTCTCGGCGCTGGACGAGGCGCGCAAGGCCGAGATCCTGCCCTACGTGGCGCGCCTGCGCGACGAGGCGCGGGTGCCGATCATCTATGTCAGCCATGCGCTCGCCGAGGTGGCACGCCTCGCCGACACGGTGGTGGTGCTGGATCACGGACAAGTGGCGGCCTGCGGCCCCGCCGCCGAGATCCTGCGCCGGGGCGGGCTGTTTCCGGGCCGCGACACGGGAGAGACCGGCGCCCTGCTGCACCTGCGTGTCGCCGCCCATGACAACGCCTTCGGCCTCACCCGCCTAGACGGCCCGCCCGGCCGCCTGACCGTGCCGCGGCTGCCCCTGCCTTTGGGCACGACCGTGCGGGTGCGGGTGCGGGCCCGCGACGTGCTGGTGGCCCGCGAGGCGCCGCGCTCCTTGAGTGCCCGCAACGTCCTCTCCGGCACCGTCACAGCCGTGGCCCCGGGCGACGGACCCCATGCCCGGGTCGAGATCGCCTGCGGCGAGGCGAGCCTGGTCGCCGAGGTGACGCGTCTCGCCGTCCACGAACTCGCCCTCGTGCCGGGCCTGCCGGTGGTGGCGATCGTGAAGAGCGTGGCGTTCGACGAGGAAACGATCGGCGCAGTCGAGATCTGA
- a CDS encoding DUF4142 domain-containing protein, with amino-acid sequence MKTLVALTGLAVALATPAFAQQVGDFNQFRSMALMSNAFEVKSSQIALEKSRNPRIRTYAREMIRDHRAANVALLGGRENVARGTGAGIGGLIEAPFAIAGGAVGAATGAAAGVVGGTLQGGPVGGLEGLGAGAARGAQVGANAVDFDGDVTTTAATRAIPLGPQQQAMLAELADTPAGPAFDRTYARMQVQAHGMTVASYQAYAQSGPNPALRAYVQQALPVMEQHLAMAQRLPGAR; translated from the coding sequence ATGAAGACGCTCGTTGCCCTGACCGGTCTTGCCGTTGCGCTCGCCACCCCCGCCTTCGCGCAGCAGGTCGGCGATTTCAACCAGTTCCGCTCGATGGCGCTGATGTCGAACGCGTTCGAGGTCAAGTCGAGCCAGATCGCCCTCGAGAAGTCGCGCAACCCGCGCATCCGCACCTATGCCCGCGAGATGATCCGCGACCACCGTGCCGCCAACGTCGCACTGCTCGGCGGCCGTGAGAACGTGGCCCGCGGCACCGGCGCCGGCATCGGCGGCCTGATCGAGGCGCCCTTCGCCATCGCGGGCGGCGCGGTCGGCGCGGCCACCGGCGCGGCGGCGGGCGTCGTCGGCGGCACGCTCCAGGGCGGCCCGGTCGGCGGCCTCGAGGGTCTCGGTGCGGGTGCGGCCCGCGGCGCGCAGGTCGGTGCCAACGCGGTCGATTTCGACGGCGACGTGACCACCACGGCGGCCACCCGCGCCATCCCGCTCGGCCCGCAGCAGCAGGCGATGCTCGCCGAGCTCGCCGACACCCCGGCCGGCCCGGCCTTCGACCGGACCTATGCCCGCATGCAGGTCCAGGCCCACGGCATGACCGTCGCCAGCTACCAGGCCTACGCCCAGTCGGGCCCGAATCCGGCCCTGCGCGCCTACGTCCAGCAGGCGCTGCCGGTGATGGAGCAGCACCTGGCGATGGCTCAGCGTCTGCCGGGCGCGCGCTAA
- a CDS encoding acyltransferase family protein: MTRPAPLPLIQALRALAALMVAAGHAQFEVAGLAARAGLSFVPAAWLPWPAGVDVFFVISGFIIVHASAPLHGRARPRRIFLAHRIARVVPLYWLATTLVLALAFARPGLLGAGTEGPGYLVASYLFWPMARTDGAVQPLYSLGWTLNYEMAFYALFALALPLGRRGAVLGVLALLAGLVLSGQLPGPWPVPLAFWSDPIVVEFACGAGLALARQEGLRLPGPARLALAVAGLALLSLAGEAPALPRCLAWGGPALLLVAAVALGPAGGAGRRLRPAIVLGDASYALYLAHPFVVRGVRIAAEATGLAALTGPGILAVLMLVLASLAAILLHRTVERPLTRAARAVLEPARTPRPAVN, translated from the coding sequence GTGACACGCCCCGCTCCCCTGCCGCTGATCCAGGCCTTGCGGGCGCTCGCCGCCCTGATGGTCGCTGCCGGCCACGCGCAGTTCGAGGTCGCGGGCCTCGCCGCCCGGGCGGGACTTTCCTTCGTCCCGGCGGCGTGGCTGCCCTGGCCGGCGGGGGTCGACGTGTTCTTCGTCATCTCCGGCTTCATCATCGTGCACGCCTCAGCCCCCCTGCACGGGCGGGCACGTCCGAGACGGATCTTCCTCGCGCATCGGATCGCCCGGGTGGTGCCGCTCTACTGGCTCGCCACCACGCTCGTCCTCGCCCTCGCCTTTGCGAGGCCGGGCCTCCTCGGCGCCGGGACCGAGGGACCGGGCTATCTAGTGGCCTCCTACCTGTTCTGGCCGATGGCCCGGACCGACGGCGCGGTGCAGCCGCTGTACTCGCTCGGCTGGACGCTCAACTACGAGATGGCGTTCTACGCACTCTTCGCCCTCGCGCTGCCGCTCGGCCGGCGCGGCGCGGTGCTCGGCGTTCTCGCGCTGCTCGCCGGCCTCGTGCTCAGCGGGCAGCTTCCTGGGCCATGGCCGGTGCCGCTGGCGTTCTGGAGCGACCCGATCGTGGTCGAATTCGCCTGCGGCGCCGGCCTCGCCCTGGCGCGGCAGGAGGGGTTGCGATTGCCGGGCCCCGCCCGTCTCGCGCTCGCCGTCGCGGGACTCGCCCTTCTATCGCTGGCCGGCGAGGCGCCCGCCCTTCCCCGCTGCCTCGCCTGGGGCGGGCCCGCCTTGCTCCTCGTCGCGGCTGTCGCGCTCGGGCCGGCGGGCGGGGCGGGACGCCGGCTCCGGCCGGCCATCGTACTGGGAGACGCGTCCTATGCCCTCTATCTGGCTCATCCCTTCGTCGTACGGGGCGTGCGCATCGCCGCCGAGGCGACGGGCCTCGCGGCCCTGACCGGGCCCGGCATTCTGGCGGTGCTGATGCTGGTCCTCGCCAGCCTCGCGGCGATCCTGCTGCACCGCACCGTCGAACGGCCCCTTACCCGTGCCGCGCGAGCCGTGCTCGAACCGGCACGCACACCGCGACCGGCCGTGAATTAA
- a CDS encoding ABC transporter ATP-binding protein: MAQPTTHAEGRARAGAEGRDIVLSTEGLTKEFKGFRAVNGVTLEVQRGTIHALIGPNGAGKTTCFNLLTKFLVPSAGSIRYNGRDITGMKPADVARLGLVRSFQISAVFPHLTVKENVRIALQRRKRGDSFDFWRSETVLRALNQEALELVEAVGLSEFADIPAVELSYGRKRALEIATTLALEPEMLLLDEPMAGMGHEDVDRTAALIRRVSANRTILMVEHNLSVVASLSDRITVLARGQVLAEGDYATVSKDPRVIEAYIGAGHG, encoded by the coding sequence ATGGCTCAACCGACCACCCACGCCGAGGGACGCGCCCGAGCGGGTGCCGAGGGCCGGGACATCGTCCTGTCCACCGAGGGACTGACCAAGGAGTTCAAGGGCTTTCGCGCCGTGAACGGCGTGACGCTCGAGGTGCAGCGCGGCACGATCCACGCGCTGATCGGCCCGAACGGCGCCGGAAAGACCACCTGCTTCAACCTGCTGACGAAGTTCCTGGTGCCGTCGGCGGGCTCGATCCGCTATAACGGCCGCGACATCACCGGCATGAAGCCGGCGGACGTGGCCCGGCTCGGCCTGGTCCGCTCGTTCCAGATCTCGGCGGTCTTCCCGCACCTGACCGTCAAGGAGAATGTCCGCATCGCCCTGCAGCGGCGCAAGCGCGGCGACTCGTTCGACTTCTGGCGCTCCGAGACGGTGCTGCGGGCGCTGAACCAGGAAGCCCTGGAGCTGGTCGAGGCGGTGGGCCTCAGCGAGTTCGCCGACATTCCGGCGGTGGAACTCTCCTACGGCCGCAAGCGCGCGCTCGAGATCGCCACCACCCTGGCGCTGGAGCCCGAGATGCTGCTCCTCGACGAGCCGATGGCCGGCATGGGCCACGAGGACGTCGACCGGACCGCGGCGCTGATCCGCCGGGTCTCGGCGAACCGCACCATCCTGATGGTCGAGCACAACCTGTCGGTCGTCGCCTCGCTCTCCGACCGCATCACCGTGCTGGCGCGCGGCCAGGTGCTGGCGGAGGGCGACTACGCCACCGTGTCGAAGGATCCCCGCGTGATTGAGGCCTATATCGGAGCCGGTCATGGCTGA
- a CDS encoding ABC transporter ATP-binding protein, translating to MAEAVMTKPVPAGSASAAPLLAVQGLEGWYGESHVLHGISFDVKPGEVVTLLGRNGAGKTTTLRAIIGILAKRKGSIRYDGTETIAMASRNIAKLGLGYVPEERGIFSSLSVYENLMLPPRVKPGGMTVEQIYTLFPNLKERSGSQGTKLSGGEQQMLAIGRILRTGAKLILLDEPTEGLAPVIVQQIGRTIARLKSEGYTIILVEQNFRFAQTVADRHFVVEQGRVIDMIPNSELDANIDKLHTYLGV from the coding sequence ATGGCTGAGGCGGTGATGACGAAGCCGGTCCCCGCAGGCAGCGCGAGCGCCGCCCCGCTGCTGGCCGTGCAGGGGTTGGAGGGCTGGTACGGCGAGAGCCACGTGCTGCACGGCATCTCCTTCGACGTGAAGCCCGGCGAGGTGGTGACGCTGCTCGGCCGCAACGGCGCCGGCAAGACCACCACCTTGCGCGCCATCATCGGCATCTTGGCTAAGCGCAAGGGCTCGATCCGCTACGACGGCACCGAGACCATCGCCATGGCCTCGCGCAACATCGCGAAGCTGGGCTTGGGCTACGTGCCGGAGGAGCGCGGCATCTTCTCGAGCCTGTCGGTCTACGAGAACCTGATGCTGCCGCCGCGGGTGAAGCCCGGCGGGATGACGGTGGAGCAGATTTACACCCTGTTCCCGAACCTCAAGGAGCGCTCGGGCAGCCAGGGCACCAAGCTGTCGGGCGGAGAGCAGCAGATGCTCGCCATCGGCCGCATCCTGCGCACCGGCGCCAAGCTGATCCTGCTCGACGAGCCGACCGAGGGCCTGGCACCGGTCATCGTGCAGCAGATCGGCCGGACCATCGCCCGGCTGAAATCCGAGGGCTACACGATCATCCTGGTGGAGCAGAACTTCCGCTTCGCCCAGACCGTGGCCGACCGGCACTTCGTGGTCGAGCAGGGCCGGGTGATCGACATGATCCCCAACAGCGAACTCGACGCCAACATCGACAAGCTCCACACCTATCTCGGCGTGTGA
- a CDS encoding ABC transporter substrate-binding protein: MRARVLLTALLAGLASSVAAVAGAPVKIGVLNDRSGVYADISGEGSVVAARMAVEDFRPQGHDLAVEVVAGDHQNKPAVGAALARAWYDREGVDAIFDVPTSSVALAVHQVTRERNKVFVDSGAGTADLTGPDCSPNTVHWTFDTVALANGTGGAMVKRGGDTWFFVTADYAFGEAVQRDTTALILRKGGRVLGSVKTPFPAADFAPSLRQAQGSGAKVIGLANAGGDTIGAVREAARLKVTEGGQALAGLLIFSSDIHSLTPKVAQGLVLTEPFYWDLNEGTRAFSDRFARRFGGRKPTAAQAGVYAGVLHYLKAVAALRKADDGRRVVAKMKELPTDDPLFGKGSIRSDGRKIHDMYLFEVKKPSESKGEWDLYRTLATIPGAEAFRPLDQGGCPLVTKAAQAGTAAPNEGARP, encoded by the coding sequence ATGCGGGCGCGGGTCCTCCTCACGGCCCTGCTGGCGGGCCTCGCTTCGAGCGTGGCGGCTGTTGCCGGCGCCCCGGTGAAGATCGGCGTGCTGAACGATCGCTCGGGCGTCTATGCCGACATCTCGGGCGAGGGCTCGGTCGTCGCCGCCCGCATGGCGGTGGAGGATTTCCGCCCGCAAGGCCACGACCTCGCGGTCGAGGTCGTGGCCGGCGACCACCAGAACAAGCCCGCCGTCGGCGCGGCGCTCGCCCGGGCCTGGTACGACCGGGAGGGGGTGGACGCGATCTTCGACGTGCCGACCTCCTCGGTGGCGCTCGCCGTCCACCAGGTCACCCGCGAGCGGAACAAGGTCTTCGTCGATTCGGGCGCCGGTACGGCCGACCTCACCGGGCCGGATTGCTCGCCCAACACCGTCCATTGGACCTTCGACACCGTGGCGCTCGCCAACGGCACCGGCGGCGCCATGGTCAAGCGCGGCGGCGACACCTGGTTCTTCGTCACCGCCGACTACGCCTTCGGCGAGGCGGTGCAGCGCGACACCACGGCGCTCATCCTGCGCAAAGGCGGCAGGGTGCTGGGCAGCGTCAAGACGCCGTTCCCGGCGGCGGATTTCGCGCCGTCCTTACGCCAGGCGCAAGGCTCGGGCGCCAAGGTGATCGGCCTCGCCAATGCCGGCGGCGACACGATCGGGGCGGTGCGCGAGGCGGCGCGGCTGAAGGTGACCGAGGGCGGCCAGGCGCTGGCCGGCCTGCTGATCTTCTCCTCCGACATCCACTCCCTCACCCCGAAGGTGGCGCAGGGGCTGGTCCTGACCGAGCCGTTCTACTGGGACCTCAACGAGGGCACGCGCGCCTTCTCGGACCGCTTCGCCCGCCGGTTCGGGGGCCGCAAGCCCACCGCCGCCCAGGCCGGGGTCTATGCCGGGGTGCTGCACTACCTCAAGGCTGTGGCGGCCCTGCGCAAGGCCGATGACGGGCGCCGGGTCGTGGCGAAGATGAAGGAGCTGCCGACCGACGATCCGCTGTTCGGCAAGGGCAGTATCCGGTCGGACGGCCGCAAGATCCACGACATGTACCTGTTCGAGGTCAAGAAGCCGTCCGAATCCAAGGGCGAGTGGGACCTCTACCGGACGCTGGCGACGATCCCCGGCGCGGAGGCCTTCCGGCCCCTCGACCAGGGCGGCTGCCCGCTCGTCACCAAGGCCGCGCAGGCCGGGACGGCGGCGCCGAACGAGGGCGCGCGGCCCTGA
- a CDS encoding ABC transporter substrate-binding protein, with the protein MLKRLLLASALCAVAAGQALAQTPVKIGVLNDRSGVYADISGEGSVAAARMAVEDFKAAEKGLKVEIVAADHQNKPDVGASIARQWYDRDGVDAIFDVPTSSVALAINQVTREKNKAFINSGAGTADLTGPQCSPNTVHWTYDTVALANGTGGAMVKRGGTTWFFLTADYAFGQALQRDTTEVVTKNGGKVVGAVKTPFPTADFSSFLLQAQGSGAKVIGLANAGGDTINAIKQAAEFGITEGGQAIAGLLIFSSDIHALTPKVAQGLVLTEPFYWDLNDGTRAFSDRFAKQAGGKKPTAVQAGVYASVLHYLKAVEALKSASDGGKVVAKMKEIPTDDPLFGKGNIRPDGRTIHDMYLFEVKKPAESKGPWDLYKTLATIPGNEAFRPLNQGNCPLVNKS; encoded by the coding sequence ATGCTGAAACGGTTGTTGCTCGCCAGCGCGCTCTGCGCCGTTGCCGCCGGCCAGGCGCTCGCGCAGACCCCGGTCAAGATCGGCGTGCTGAACGACCGCTCGGGCGTCTATGCCGACATCTCGGGCGAGGGCTCGGTCGCCGCCGCCCGGATGGCGGTGGAGGACTTCAAGGCCGCCGAGAAGGGCCTGAAGGTCGAGATCGTCGCCGCCGACCACCAGAACAAGCCGGATGTCGGCGCCTCGATCGCCCGGCAATGGTACGACCGCGACGGCGTCGACGCGATCTTCGACGTGCCGACCTCCTCGGTGGCGCTCGCCATCAACCAGGTCACCCGCGAGAAGAACAAGGCCTTCATCAATTCGGGCGCCGGCACCGCGGATCTCACCGGTCCGCAATGCTCGCCGAACACCGTGCACTGGACCTACGACACGGTGGCGCTCGCCAACGGCACCGGCGGCGCCATGGTCAAGCGCGGCGGCACCACCTGGTTCTTCCTCACCGCCGATTACGCCTTCGGCCAGGCGCTGCAGCGCGACACCACCGAGGTGGTGACCAAGAACGGCGGCAAGGTGGTCGGCGCGGTCAAGACGCCGTTCCCGACCGCCGACTTCTCGTCCTTCCTGCTCCAGGCCCAAGGGTCCGGCGCCAAGGTGATCGGGCTGGCGAACGCCGGCGGCGACACCATCAACGCCATCAAGCAGGCGGCGGAGTTCGGCATCACCGAGGGCGGCCAGGCCATCGCCGGCCTGCTGATCTTCTCGTCCGACATCCATGCGCTCACCCCGAAGGTGGCGCAGGGGCTGGTGCTGACCGAGCCGTTCTACTGGGACCTCAACGACGGCACCCGCGCCTTCTCCGACCGCTTCGCCAAGCAGGCCGGCGGCAAGAAGCCCACCGCCGTGCAGGCCGGCGTCTATGCCAGCGTGCTGCACTACCTGAAGGCGGTCGAGGCGCTGAAGTCGGCCTCGGACGGCGGAAAGGTCGTCGCCAAGATGAAGGAGATCCCGACCGACGATCCGCTCTTCGGCAAGGGCAACATCCGCCCCGACGGCCGCACGATCCACGACATGTACCTGTTCGAGGTCAAGAAGCCGGCCGAGTCGAAGGGTCCGTGGGACCTCTACAAGACCCTGGCGACGATCCCCGGCAACGAGGCGTTCCGCCCGCTCAACCAGGGCAATTGCCCGCTGGTGAACAAGAGCTGA
- a CDS encoding branched-chain amino acid ABC transporter permease → MPTILGVPMQALFGQLLLGLINGSFYAILSLGLAIIFGLLNIINFTHGAQYMMGAFVAWMLLNYAGLGYWWALLLAPIIVGLFGVILERLLISRLYKLDHLYGLLLTFGLALIIQGLFRNEYGVSGLPYAIPSELSGGQRLPFMFLPNYRGWVVVASLVVCIATWLVIEKTKLGAYLRAATENPTLVQAFGVNVPLLLTLTYGFGVALAAFAGVLAAPVYSVNPNMGADIIIVVFAVVVIGGMGSILGSIITGFSLGLVEGLTKVFYPEASSTVIFVIMVLVLLVKPAGLFGRTA, encoded by the coding sequence ATGCCAACGATCCTCGGCGTCCCCATGCAGGCGCTCTTCGGCCAGCTCCTGCTCGGCCTCATCAACGGCTCGTTCTACGCCATCCTGTCGCTCGGGCTGGCGATCATCTTCGGCCTGTTGAACATCATCAACTTCACCCACGGCGCGCAGTACATGATGGGCGCCTTCGTCGCCTGGATGCTGCTGAACTATGCCGGCCTCGGCTACTGGTGGGCGCTGCTGCTCGCGCCGATCATCGTCGGCCTGTTCGGGGTGATCCTGGAGCGGCTGCTGATCTCGCGGCTCTACAAGCTCGATCACCTCTACGGCCTGCTCCTCACCTTCGGCCTGGCGCTGATCATCCAGGGCCTGTTCCGCAACGAGTACGGCGTGTCGGGCCTGCCCTACGCGATCCCCTCGGAGCTCTCGGGCGGCCAGCGCCTGCCCTTCATGTTCCTGCCGAACTACCGCGGCTGGGTCGTCGTCGCCTCGCTCGTCGTCTGCATCGCAACCTGGCTCGTCATCGAGAAGACCAAGCTCGGCGCCTACCTGCGCGCGGCCACCGAGAACCCGACCCTGGTCCAGGCCTTCGGCGTCAACGTGCCCCTGCTGCTGACGCTGACCTACGGCTTCGGCGTGGCGCTCGCCGCCTTCGCGGGCGTTCTCGCCGCACCGGTCTATTCGGTGAACCCGAACATGGGCGCCGACATCATCATCGTGGTCTTCGCGGTCGTGGTGATCGGCGGCATGGGGTCGATCCTCGGCTCGATCATCACCGGCTTCAGCCTCGGGCTGGTCGAGGGCCTGACCAAGGTGTTCTACCCGGAAGCCTCCTCGACCGTGATCTTCGTCATCATGGTGCTGGTGCTGCTGGTGAAGCCCGCCGGCCTGTTCGGCCGCACCGCCTGA
- a CDS encoding branched-chain amino acid ABC transporter permease, which translates to MSSAAASTDASPIATALPEGRDAKAFHRLVFVVIAVLLAVLPFILYPVFLMKVLCFALFALAFNLLLGYGGLLSFGHAAYFGMASYVTAYTAKNWGLTPELAILGGTLMAALLGLVFGALAIRRQGIYFSMITLALAQMVFFFSLQAKFTGGEDGIQAVPRGNLFGIISLADDRALYGLVAVIFFLGLLLIYRIIHSPFGQVLKAIRDNEPRAISLGYRANQYKLAVFVLSTTLAGLAGSTKAIVFQLASLTDVHWSMSGEVVLMTLVGGMGTVFGPILGSFVIIAMENYLAQFGAWVTIIQGVVFVVCVLVFREGILGLVARTLKRPL; encoded by the coding sequence ATGTCCTCCGCCGCGGCGTCCACCGACGCCTCCCCGATCGCCACCGCCCTGCCCGAGGGCCGGGACGCCAAGGCGTTCCATCGCCTCGTCTTCGTCGTCATCGCGGTCCTGCTCGCGGTGCTGCCCTTCATCCTGTATCCCGTCTTCCTGATGAAGGTGCTGTGCTTCGCGCTGTTCGCGCTGGCCTTCAACCTGCTGCTCGGCTACGGCGGCCTTTTGTCCTTCGGCCACGCCGCCTATTTCGGCATGGCGAGCTACGTCACCGCCTACACCGCGAAGAACTGGGGCCTGACGCCGGAACTCGCGATCCTCGGCGGCACCCTGATGGCGGCGCTTCTCGGCCTCGTCTTCGGCGCGCTCGCCATCCGGCGCCAAGGCATCTACTTCTCGATGATCACCCTGGCGCTCGCCCAGATGGTGTTCTTCTTCTCGCTGCAGGCGAAGTTCACCGGCGGCGAGGACGGCATCCAGGCGGTGCCGCGCGGCAACCTGTTCGGAATCATCAGCCTCGCCGACGACCGGGCGCTCTACGGCCTCGTCGCGGTGATCTTCTTCCTCGGCCTCCTGCTGATCTACCGCATCATCCACTCGCCCTTCGGCCAGGTGCTGAAGGCGATCCGCGACAACGAGCCCCGGGCGATCTCGCTCGGCTACCGGGCCAACCAGTACAAGCTCGCGGTCTTCGTGCTCTCGACGACGCTGGCGGGGCTGGCCGGCTCGACCAAGGCGATCGTGTTCCAGCTCGCCTCGCTCACCGACGTGCACTGGTCGATGTCGGGCGAGGTGGTACTGATGACGCTGGTCGGCGGCATGGGCACCGTCTTCGGCCCGATCCTCGGCTCCTTCGTCATCATCGCGATGGAGAACTACCTGGCGCAGTTCGGCGCCTGGGTGACGATCATCCAGGGCGTGGTGTTCGTGGTCTGCGTGCTGGTGTTCCGCGAGGGCATTCTGGGACTCGTGGCGCGGACGTTGAAGCGGCCGCTCTGA